The window GGTGCCATTGTTCGCTCATGCGGTGGGCTGGCCGCTCGGAGGGCATCGTCGCGCCATAGAGCATCCGCGCCTGCCCGACGGCGAAGTCGGCCATGTCGATCATCTCCTGAACTTCGCCATCCCCCTCGGCTTTGATCTTGCCGACTTCGAGGGAGACCAGCGTGCCCAGGTGGTCCTTGTGCTCTCGCAGCGCCAGGCCGATCAGCCGGACCAGTTCTCCGCGTTTCGGTGCCGGAACCAGGCGCCAGCTCGCAAAGGCCTCGAGCGAGGCTTTGACGATGCGGTCGTACTCGTCGGCGGAGCAGGGCTGGACCCCGGCGATGGTCTCGCCGGTCGCCGGATTCAGTGACGGCAAGACGGGGGCCTTGCTGTCGGCGGACCACGGTGCCGTTCCGGCGTGGCCGCCAGGATTGACGGCCTGGATGCCGAGATCCTGAAGTGCCGCGTGGATCGTGCTCATAGGCATCAGCCTCCATAGTCGTTGAACGAGGGCCGATTCGTATTCACCGGAAACAGGCCCCAAAGTCGTTGGCCAAAAAATCTTTCAACGGCACCGATTCCTGCGTGACGAACCCGTGGTGCCGCGCCGGGTTCTTCAGGACGAGGTCCATGACGCAGCAGAGGCTGGAGGCGGTGGTGACCTGGATCGCCGACCAGAGTTTGCCCTTGATGCATTGGGGGTAGATTTTCTTGACGTAATTTTCTTCGAAGAATCCGCCATTTTTGGTGCCGGTCACGGAGGCGTAAATCAGCACCACATCCTGCAGTGTTTGCGGAATGGCGTGCTCGAGCACGCGTTTGAGGGTCTCTCGATCCTCGTTCAGTTTCAGATCTTTCATCAGAAGGTGGATTTTTTCGCAGTGGCCGGGATAGCGGAGGGTTTTGTAGTTCATCGTCTGGACGTTGCCCGCGTAGCTGTCCGCTAACGTGCCCAGTCCTCCCGAGGTGTTGAAGGCTTCGTACAGCAGCCCGTCCAGCTCGATCGTTTCATAGCCTTCCAGCGGCTGCAGCGGCACTTTTTCGCCCGCTTCAATGCCGTAACAGAGGTTGCCGTATTCGTTGATGAGCCCGTCGGTGGACCAGGTGAGGGAATATTTCAGTGCGTTGCTGGGATGGACCGGCAGCGCGCCCACGCGCATTTTTACCGTGTCCAGGGTCTCGAAATGGGTCATCAGGTCGTGCGTGACGACGCTGATAAAGCCCGGCGCCAATCCGCATTGCGGCATGAAGGCCTGTGTGGCGCCGGCGCTCAGGATGCGGATCTGGCTGGTGACTTCGATGTCCTCGGTGAGGTCGAAGTAGTGGGCACCATGTGTCAGCGCGAGTCCCGCGACGATCGGGTTGCAGAAATAGGGCAGGCAGGACACGATGGCATCGGCCGGATTGGCCGACAGGTAGGTGCTGACCGCATCGGGGTGCCGCACATCGAGGAGGCTGGGCGTAACGCGCTGGAGTTTTAACTCATCGACGAGACGTGTGGACGCATCGAGGTGTATGTCCCCCCAATGGACCTCGTACTCTCCCTGCTGGGACAGGAGGCAGGCCACCAGCGAACCGATTTTTCCCGCTCCAAGAACAAGGACTCGGTACATGGGAGACCTCGCGTATTCTCAGTATACTCCTCTCGCCAGGTTCGGGCACGTGGGCCGGCCACAAGCTGGCAGCCCGGCTGGCTTATTCTTCAGTATGGGTTCCGTCGAATCCATCGAGCGCGATGCCCAGTGTCGCGAGCAGTTCTTTGAGTTCCGGCGCGCTGTCGGATCGCGCCTGTTTGAGCACGGCACGATGCAGCGCGCGGAGCGGTTCGAGAATGCGGCGGTCGGTGGTTTTCCCCAAGGCGCGGACCACGAGGGTTTGGGTCTGGACCGGTTCGGCGGGGAGGGCGGCGAGCAGCGTCGGGACGATCTCGCTATTGGGGTGGAGCGGGGCGAGCCGGCCCAATCCTGAGGCGGCCGCGCGATGTTGTTCCGCGGTGCCTGATCGGAAGAGGCTCAGCAGCGCAGGAATGCAGTCTTCATGGCCGATGGTGCCGAGCGCGGCCGCGGCGGCCTGGGCGACGGCCTGATCCGGGTCTTTCAGCGACGTTGTCAATCGCGGGATCGCGTCGGTCGCGAGCATGGTGCCGAGTAAACCGATCACCAGCTGCTTCTGTGGCGGCGTGGTGCCGGCGGTGTCCAGCACGGCGGCCAGGCGCGCCGCTTGCCCCCACTCGGCGGCGAGCAGAAATGGGAACGAGTCGGTCTGGACGCGCTCGATCAGTTTCGCAATGGCAAAGGCGCCGCTATCCGTGGGCCCTGCGTGCCGTGCGGCCTCTTGCGGATTGGCGAACTCCGTGCGGACTTCGTGCCGCCAGTCGGCCCATCGGGCGCCGAAGCGATAGGAGATTTGGCAGGCCGGCCCTTTCCATAAACGCACGGCGGCATCCACCATGTCGGCATCGCCGCCGGAGCGCCCCGTGCCTTCCCAGGTTTTGAGCTCTTCGCATTTGATCTTCAGGGTCACGTCGTGCGGCTGCGCCGGATCGGTGACCGTGCGGTAGCCGAGTTGTGCCAGCCGTTCGGCTGCCGCCTTCACGAGACTGGCCGTATCGATCGGTCCGTGGCCGGTGAGGGCGAGGGCTTCAAGAAAAATGCGTTCGGCCTTGGCTTGCTGGTCTTTTTCTTCCTGGGTGAGGAGTTCCTTGCGCGCGTGACCGATGTCGGGCGTGAGCCAGATGACCAGGGTGCCGATGAGGATGAGGGCCTCTATCCAAGGACGGCTGGTGCCGGTGATGCGTGTCATGCTCACGGTCTGCCTCTCGATCGGAATGAAGAAGACGGAATGGGGCAGATTGTGGCACAGGCGATGGGAGCGGGGGAAGGCCTCCGGTCCTGGGTAGGAGATTGTAGATTCTTGGCTTCTCAGGTGCAGCTCTTTCCCTTCAGTTCGCCCAGTTAAATACAGGCCTACAGAGGTGGAGGTGACGATAATTCCCCATAAAATTGGGGGATAGGGAACGGATCGGTGTGAGGTATAGCCTTTGCTCTCAGGTGGTTGTAGGCGGATGTGTTCGGTTTGAACTGGTTGCGATAGGGGGCAGGCTATGACAACTCGTCCCTTTGCGATGGATGTGGGTGCAGAGCGTGACGATTCGACCGGGGGCCACAATCGCCGGCAGGAAGCCAGGGTTGCGGATTGCCATTGTTGCGCCTACGAGATCTGCGAATCGGCTCAGGATGGCGCGGTCGCGATTTGCGAGGGGCAGTTATTCACGGTCAACCGCAGTGCCCATGGCATTTTGCTCATGATGCGAGCGGCTCCGGCGGTCAATCAGTTGATCGAAGTGCACAGTACGAAGCTCGGCTGGCTGCGGTCCATGATGGTCTATCACGTGCGGTGGACCCGTCCGATTCAGATCGAGACCGGAGAGCCGATGTTCCTCGTGGGATGCCGGTTGACCGTCGGGTTCTCCGCGGCCGGGCGCTCTCGTCCCGCAGGCTCCATCTAACAGGCATCGCCCCGTTCTCTCTTCCAAAGCCCTTGCGCATTGTGGCGGGGTGACGGTGTATTCCCGTTGCGCCCTCGCGATGGCCTGGTTAGAATCCCGCCATCTATTCATCCTGGATCGGCGGCATGCTGCTCGGGTTCGTCATTCTCTATCTGTGTCTATCTGTCGGGATCGGGCTCTACGCCGCCACGCGTGTGCACAACACGAAGGATTTTGCGGTCGCCGGGAGAAGTTTGCCGCTGCCGGTGGTGACGGCGACGGTCTTTGCCACCTGGTTCGGCGCCGAAGCCGTGCTTGGCATCTCGGCGACGTTCGTAAAAGAGGGGTTGCGCGGGGTCGTCGCCGATCCCTTCGGGTCCAGTCTCTGTCTCATTCTTGCCGGATTATTTTTCGCCCCCCGGTTTTATCGGATGAATCTGCTGACCGTCGGAGATTTCTACCGGATCCGGTACAGCCGGACGGTCGAAGTGCTCTGTACGCTGGCCGTGGTGGCCTCGTATCTGGGCTGGGTGGCGGCGCAATTCAAGGTGCTGGGGCTGGTGTTGAACGTGGTCAGCGACGGAGGCATCAGCCAGCCGGCCGGGATGATCGCCGGCGCGGTGATCGTGCTGACGTACACGACGTTCGGCGGGATGTTCTCGGTGGCCGTGCTGGATTTCGTGCAGATTACGGTCATCATGGGCGGGCTGCTCTATATCGCGTCGCTGATCAGCGGCCTGGCCGGTGGCGTCGAGACGGTCGTTGCCCATGCGGCGCAGGCCGGCAAGCTGGATTTTTTCCCGCCCGCGAGTCTGAACGCGTGGATTCCCTTCATCGGCGCCTGGGTGACCATGATGTTCGGATCCATCCCGCAGCAGGATGTGTTTCAGCGCATCACCTCGGCCAAAAACGAGGCGACGGCGGTACGCGGGTCGTTGCTGGGCGGCAGTCTCTACTTCGCCTTTTGCTTCGTGCCGATGTTCCTGGCCTATGCCGCGACGCTGGTCGATCCGGCGCGCTTTCTCGCGATCCTGGAGACGGACTCGCAGCTGATCCTGCCGACCCTGATTCTGGAGCATACGCCGGTCGCCGCACAGATTATCTTTTTCGGCGCGGTGCTGTCGGCGGTGATGAGCTGTTCCAGCGCGACCCTCCTGGCGCCCTCCGTCGCGCTCAGTGAGAATGTGTTGAAACAAGCCATCCCCCGGCTGAACGATTCGGAGTTCCTCCGGTTGATGCGCGTGGTTTTGGTGACGTTTGCCGCTGCCGTGCTGGCGATTGCCCTCTGGTCGGATGCCAGTATCTACAAGCTGGTTGTGAACACCTACAAAGTGACGCTGGTGGTGGCGTTTATTCCGCTGCTCGCCGGGTTGTATTGGCCCAGGGCGACGACCCAAGGCGCCGTCACGGCCATTGCCGCCGGAATAGTGACGTGGCTAGCTCTCGAACTAGTCAGTTCCCCCGAGGCCGTCTGGCCGCCGCAACTGGTGGGGTTGCTTGCGGCGGCGGCCGGGATGGTCATCGGATCGTGGGCGACACAGGGGAGTCCGTCGCCGCTTAGCCGGAATCCCTAAGCGGTTCGCTGTGCCGGATTCTGTGCGCTACAAGCTGCGGATGGCTTGACGGGCTTCGGGAATGGGATAGCCGGATTCTTTACAGACAGTTTGAATCGCCCGGTTGGTGTCGAAGTAGACCTGCCAGTAATGGCGGTTGTGGCAGAACGGGCGGACGACGAGCAAGGTGCCGTAGGCGTTGAATTCCAAAATTTCGACCAGCGGCGCCGGCTCCGGCACCAGGTTGGGAATCTGGCTGACGGCCTGCTTGATCCGGGCCATCGCCTCTTTCGTATCGACGCCATGCGCGAGTTGCGCGCGCAAGTCCACCCCGCGGAAGGCGTTGCTGGAATAGTTCACGATATTGTCGGAGAAGATCTTGTTGTTGCCCACCACGGCGCGCAGGTTGTCGCCGGTATGCAGGGTGGTGGCAAACACGCCGATTTCTTTCACTTCGCCGGTGATTCCGCCGGCGCTGATCATATCGCCGACGCGGAAGGGGCGGAGCACGATCAGAAAAATACCCGCGGCAAAGTTGGCCAGCAGGCCCGACCAGGCCATGCCGATGGCGACACCCGCCGCCGCGATGATGGCCGCGAACGACGTCGTGGCGACCCCCAAGGTGCCGAGCACGGCGACCAGCAACAGGATCTTCAGCAGCACACCGGTGGCCGTATCCAGATAGCCGACCAGCGTGTGGTCCATGCCGCGCGCGGCCATGGCGCGTCCCAACGCGGCGCGGAGGAGCCGTATCGTCCAGCTGCCGAGGATCCAGATGGCCAGCGCGCCGAGCACGGTCCAGCCGAAGGGGATGACGTGGGTTGTGATGAAGTTATGGATGTAGGAGAGATTCATGTCCATGGGAGGCTCCTATCACAGTGGTCGTCGAGGACGAGGCCCATGGCCCGCGAGATGGCGCGAGCCGGCCGTGTCTTAGCAAGAATTTCCGTCGGGCGCAAGGCGCTCGCGGCAGGACCGGCACGCAGGTGTCTTGTCAGCCCTGCGTGCGTTTTTCTTCCAGCTCCGCCCAGCGGGCGTAGAGCCGTTCGACGGCGGTTTGTGCGGCCTCCAGCGCGGCATAGCGTGTCCGCAGCTCGCCGGCGTTGGACATGACCGCCGGATCCTCCGTAGCTTTCTGGGTTGCGACGACGGCGGCCTCGGCCTTTTCGATCATGGCCTCCATTTTGTCCCACTCCTTTTGCTCGGCGTACGACAAGCCTTTCTTGGACGGTTTCACGCGGGGGCCGGCGTTGCCGCTGTTGCGTGCGGGGGCTTGGCCGGAGTCTGCCGAGGCGCTGCGCCCCTGGGCGGCTTCCCACTGGGCGAAGTCGGCAAACCATTCGGCTTTCCCTTCGCCGTCCAGCGCCAGCAGCATGGTGGAGACGCGGTCGAGCAGCCAGCGGTCGTGCGTGACGAGCACGAGGGCGCCGGGAAATTCCAGCAGGCTTTCTTCCAGCACATCGAGGGTGGGGATGTCCAAATCATTCGTCGGTTCGTCCAGCATCAGGACATCGGCCGGTTGGAGCATCAGCCGGGCGATCAAGAGCCGGGCCTGCTCCCCGCCGGACAGACGGGATACCGGGAGATCCAGCTGCTCGGGGCGGAAGAGAAAACGTTTGGCCCAGGAGACGAGGTGGACGGAGCGATCCTGATAGACGACCGCGTCCCCCCCGGAGGGGGCCAGCGAGCGGCGGAGGGTCGCCTGCTGGTCCAAGGAATCCCGGTGTTGTTCGAAGCTGACGATGCGGAGCTTGTCGGCGCGCGTGACGGTGCCGGCATCGGGGGCCAGGGTGCCGGAGAGCAATTTCATGAGGGTGGATTTCCCGCTGCCGTTGGGGCCCAGCAGGCCCAACCGTTGTCCGGGGCCCAGGATGAGGTCCAGATCGGTCACGATCTTCTTGGGGCCGAGCGCTTTGCTCAGATGCTGGGCGACGATCAATTGTTTCGATCGGCGGCCGGAGGCCGTGAAGTCGATGCCGGCTGGGGCCGATTCCCGGCGGGATTCACTTTCGGCGAGGGCGTCGATCAGCTGGCCGGCTGAGTCGATGCGGGCTTTGGCTTTCGTCGTGCGGGCTTTCGGCCCGCGGCGGAGCCATTCGACTTCGCGGCGGACCTTGTTGGCGAGCGTGGCCTGTTCGTTGGCCTGCGCGTGCAGCGCGGCATCGCGCTGCTCCAGGAAGTCGCTGTAGCGGCCTTTGGCTTCAAAGACCCCGTTGGGGTAGATGCGGCTGATTTCGATCATGCGGCCCGCGACCGATTCGAGGAAGCGCCGGTCGTGACTGACGACGAGGAAGGCGCGGGATTCGGCTCGCAGCACGCGCTCCAGCCAGAGGATGCCTTCGACATCCAGATGGTTGGTGGGCTCGTCCATCATCAGCACATCCGGTTCCAGCAGCAGGGATTGGGCGATGGCCAGGCGTTTTTTCCAGCCGCCGGAGAGGGTGCGGATGGTCTGCTCGGCATTCGGAAACTCGCCGAGGCTCAACGCACGGGTGATCCGGCCGCTTTCTTCATGCGGGTCGAGCCCGTCGTCGCGCAACACTTGCGCCAGCACCTCTTCGATGGTCAGGTCCTGGGGAAACGAGGGCTCTTGGGGGACGTAGCCGATGCGGACATGGCGGCGAACCGAGCGGGTGCCGTCGTCGGGATCTTCGAGTCCGGCCAGAATTTTCAGGAGCGTGGATTTCCCGGATCCGTTCGGGCCGATCAGGCCCACATGGTCGCCTTCGGCCAATCCGATGGACAAGCCGGAAAAGAGCGGCTTCACGCCGTAGCTTTTGCTGATGGATTCGCAACTCAAGAGCATGGTGGGTGGCATAGACAATCCCGTGGAGTGTTATTCGGTGACGAGGCAACAGATGTTGTCGTGGAGAGCAGTCCCGAGTTGGGAGAGGGTTTCTCTAATCGGTAGTGTAGCAAGGATACGGCATGCCTGGCTAGGGCGTGTTTGGGACTAATGCGTTAGGGTGTACTGGACTGCGTGGCGGACCTCCTGGAGGCCGAATGGTTTTTGGAGCAGCTGGCGGGCGCCGAAGAGCTTGGCGACGTTGAGGAAGTTTTGCCCTCCCGTGGCGCCGGTCATGGCGATGACTTTGGCGTCGAGGAATTCGCGCGTGAGTTCGAGGGTTACTTCCATGCCGTCCCGTTCGGGCATCAAGATGTCGGTGATCACGAGGTCGGTTGGCGCTTGCCGGTAGAGGGTCAGGCACTCCCGTCCGTCGGCGGCTTCGATGACCTGATGGCCGTCCCCTTCCAGGATGGAGCGGAGAAGCTGCCGAATGGGTTCTTCGTCGTCTACGATGAGGATCGAGGCCATGCCAGATGCTCCCTGGATAATCCGTTACGAAGAGGTTGTGCTCAGGCTGCCTGGGCGACCATCGTTTCCGCTCCCAAGTGGACGTCTTCCCCGGCGTAATCGGCTTCGCTGGTCACAACGGCCAATACCGGCCGCTGGGCCTGCAGGGGCTGGCGGTTCCGCTCGATGGTCGTGTCGTGGACATGGCCGCAATTCATGCAGCGCCAGGCACTCATCCAGGTGTATCCGGAGGTGCCTTCATGGTCCATATAATGATCCTTGATCATCAGGCCGCAGCAGCGTGAACAGCTCATGTCGTTCTCCTTTTGATGACAGGACCAGGCGCCTATCCGTTGTCCACATGAGCATAGCGGATCTGCGGAGAATTGTTAGACCCGGAGGAGTTACCTCGGAAGAGGGGGGTGCAGAGATGAGCCAATGGGCCGGAGGGAGGCGATGGCGCAAGTCATTGAACGAGCAGAGCGAAGTCAAGCCGCCGGTAACAGGCCGAAGCGCATCGACGAACGCATCGGACTGGTGAATTCTTCCGTGACCGCGCCGGCGCGATCATGGTCGCGTCTCGCCCGTCCCTCGTGTAGGCTGTGGTCACGAAGGAGAGTGGCATGCGCGCACGTGGCCGCTGGGTAAAATGGACGGTGGGTGGGATTGGCGCCCTTCTTGGGCTGGCCTGTCTGACGCTCGCGGGCTATGGCGCGATGCTGGCGGCATCCCTTGCGCTGCCCAAGAGCGATGAGCATCCGCCGCTGCTGATTTATGGCGCGCCCTTTCTCCTCAAGCCCGGTGTGCATGTGGTTGAATCGGGGCTGCTCGACCGGCTGCATCGGCTGGGCTATCAGGCCGTGCCCACCGTTCGGGCTCCCGGTGACTATGCGGCGGATTCGAGCGGATTCGAGCTGTTCCTCCGTGCGCAGGACGATACGCACATTCCGGCCCGGCATGTGCGGCTGGACATTATTGACGGGGTGATCGCCAATGTCCTGTCTGTCCAGGAGCAGGAATCGCTCCCGTTTGTGTTGCTCGAACCGCCCTTGTTGAGCGGGATGCGCGGCAGTTCCCGCCAACTCCGCGAGTGGATTCCGTACAGCCAGATCCCGCCCGATGTCATCAAGACGGTCTTGGCGGTCGAAGACCGGCGGTTTTTTTCTCACTATGGAATCGATCCTGTGGCCGTTGGCCGGGCGTTCTGGGCCAACGTGACGCGCGGCGGGGTGGTGCAGGGCGGCAGCACAATTACGCAGCAATTGGCGAAGAATCTCTTCTACTCGCCGCAGCGGACGTTGACGCGCAAGGTGCGTGAGGTCGTCGCGGCGCTGGTGATGGAGTGCAAGTACCGGAAAGAGGAGATTCTTGAAAGCTATCTCAACGAAATTTATCTGGGGCAGGCCGGGTCGGTCTCGATCTATGGGGTCGGCGAAGCGGCGCATCGGTATTTTGGGAAGCCCCTCGGAGCGCTGTCCATCGAAGAAGTTGCACTGATTGCGGGGTTGATCAAAGGGCCCAATGCCTACTCTCCCGTGAAGAATCTGGAGCTTGCGACGCAGCGGCGCAATGTGGTGCTGCGCCGGCTGCGTGAGGAAGGGCTGCTCTCGGATGAAGCCTGGATGCGGTCGGTGAATCGTCCGGTGCAGGTGGCGCTGCCGGAAGACGTGCTGCCGGACGCGCCGTACTTTGTCGATTATCTGTTGCGGCAAGTGGAAGAGGGGACGGGGCTTGGCATTCCTGAAGGGGCGCGCCTGTATTCCACGCTCGATGCCTATGTCCAGCAACTGGCGACGGAAGCGTTGCGGAATGGATTGGCCAAGCTGGAGCGGACCTATCCGGCGCTGAAGGAGGCGGAGCCGCCGTTGCAGGGGGCGGTGGTGGTGCTGGAGGCGCGCACGGGGCATGTGCTGGCCATGGTGGGCGGCCGCGAGTATCGGACCAGCCAATTCAATCGCGCCGTGCAGGCGCGGCGTCAGGCGGGCTCGCTCTTCAAGCCCTTTGTGTATCTGGCGGGGTTTGAAGCCAGCCGTGAAGCGGGGGCGGCGGGGCTGACGCCGGCCACGTTGCTGGCCGACGAACCGATGACGTTCGACTCGGGGGCCGGGCCCTGGTCCCCGCAGAATTATGACCGGCAGTTTCACGGCCAGGTGACGGTGCGGGCGGCGCTGGAGCAGTCGTTGAATATTCCGGCGGTGCGGGCCGCGCAGCTGGTCGGGATGGCCACCGTCAATGCCACGTTGCGCCGGTTTGGCCTGCAAGGGGCGTTGCCGGAGAATTTGTCCGTCGCCTTGGGGAGCGCATCGGTGTCCTTGCTGGAGATCACGTCCGCCTACGGCGGGTTGGCGCATGAGGGGGTGGTGGCGCGGCCGGTGGCGGTCACGCACCTGGCGCGCGAGACCGGCGAGACGGTGTGGAGCCCGGTGCTGGATCGGCAGCAGGCCGCTTCCGCGCAGGCCGCGTATCTCATCACCTCGCTGCTCCAAGGCGTCATCGACCGAGGCACCGGTGTCAAGGCCAGAGGGCTGGGGTTGCGCGGTCCGGTGGCCGGGAAAACCGGGACGACGGACGGCTATCACGATGCCTGGTTTGTCGGCTATACGCCTGAATTGGTCATCGGAGTGTGGGTGGGATTCGACGATGAACGGCCGATCCGGCTGACGGGTTCACAAGCGGCGCTGCCGATTTGGGTGGATCTGGCGCGCCGTCTGATTCCGGAGGATGCGCCGGATTTTGAGGTGGCCACCGGGATTGTTTCGCGGCCGATCGATCCCCGGACAGGGCAGTTGGCGACGTCGCAATGTCCCGAACGGGTGACGGAAGTGTTTCGCGAGGGCACGGAGCCGACGGTGTTGTGCGAGGTCCATGGCAGCGGATTGTGGGACCGCCTCAAGCAGACCTTTGGATTCTTGTAAGCGGGGCGGGCCCTTCGGTTCAGGGGGCGTGTTGTTTCCACAAACTGCTAGGTATCCCTGCCGTCCTGGGGTATTCTGTGATGCGAATCTTGGTGAGAGGGGATCGGCTATGAAAAAAAACGGGTTTGATGACGGCAACATTACGCTGTTGGCCAAAGGGGTTGAGCTGAAGGGCGAAATTCGCGTCGATGGCACCGTGCGCATCGATGGCCGTCTTGAAGGCGACATCTATACC is drawn from Nitrospira sp. and contains these coding sequences:
- a CDS encoding mechanosensitive ion channel family protein, whose protein sequence is MDMNLSYIHNFITTHVIPFGWTVLGALAIWILGSWTIRLLRAALGRAMAARGMDHTLVGYLDTATGVLLKILLLVAVLGTLGVATTSFAAIIAAAGVAIGMAWSGLLANFAAGIFLIVLRPFRVGDMISAGGITGEVKEIGVFATTLHTGDNLRAVVGNNKIFSDNIVNYSSNAFRGVDLRAQLAHGVDTKEAMARIKQAVSQIPNLVPEPAPLVEILEFNAYGTLLVVRPFCHNRHYWQVYFDTNRAIQTVCKESGYPIPEARQAIRSL
- a CDS encoding ABC-F family ATP-binding cassette domain-containing protein — encoded protein: MPPTMLLSCESISKSYGVKPLFSGLSIGLAEGDHVGLIGPNGSGKSTLLKILAGLEDPDDGTRSVRRHVRIGYVPQEPSFPQDLTIEEVLAQVLRDDGLDPHEESGRITRALSLGEFPNAEQTIRTLSGGWKKRLAIAQSLLLEPDVLMMDEPTNHLDVEGILWLERVLRAESRAFLVVSHDRRFLESVAGRMIEISRIYPNGVFEAKGRYSDFLEQRDAALHAQANEQATLANKVRREVEWLRRGPKARTTKAKARIDSAGQLIDALAESESRRESAPAGIDFTASGRRSKQLIVAQHLSKALGPKKIVTDLDLILGPGQRLGLLGPNGSGKSTLMKLLSGTLAPDAGTVTRADKLRIVSFEQHRDSLDQQATLRRSLAPSGGDAVVYQDRSVHLVSWAKRFLFRPEQLDLPVSRLSGGEQARLLIARLMLQPADVLMLDEPTNDLDIPTLDVLEESLLEFPGALVLVTHDRWLLDRVSTMLLALDGEGKAEWFADFAQWEAAQGRSASADSGQAPARNSGNAGPRVKPSKKGLSYAEQKEWDKMEAMIEKAEAAVVATQKATEDPAVMSNAGELRTRYAALEAAQTAVERLYARWAELEEKRTQG
- a CDS encoding PBP1A family penicillin-binding protein — its product is MRARGRWVKWTVGGIGALLGLACLTLAGYGAMLAASLALPKSDEHPPLLIYGAPFLLKPGVHVVESGLLDRLHRLGYQAVPTVRAPGDYAADSSGFELFLRAQDDTHIPARHVRLDIIDGVIANVLSVQEQESLPFVLLEPPLLSGMRGSSRQLREWIPYSQIPPDVIKTVLAVEDRRFFSHYGIDPVAVGRAFWANVTRGGVVQGGSTITQQLAKNLFYSPQRTLTRKVREVVAALVMECKYRKEEILESYLNEIYLGQAGSVSIYGVGEAAHRYFGKPLGALSIEEVALIAGLIKGPNAYSPVKNLELATQRRNVVLRRLREEGLLSDEAWMRSVNRPVQVALPEDVLPDAPYFVDYLLRQVEEGTGLGIPEGARLYSTLDAYVQQLATEALRNGLAKLERTYPALKEAEPPLQGAVVVLEARTGHVLAMVGGREYRTSQFNRAVQARRQAGSLFKPFVYLAGFEASREAGAAGLTPATLLADEPMTFDSGAGPWSPQNYDRQFHGQVTVRAALEQSLNIPAVRAAQLVGMATVNATLRRFGLQGALPENLSVALGSASVSLLEITSAYGGLAHEGVVARPVAVTHLARETGETVWSPVLDRQQAASAQAAYLITSLLQGVIDRGTGVKARGLGLRGPVAGKTGTTDGYHDAWFVGYTPELVIGVWVGFDDERPIRLTGSQAALPIWVDLARRLIPEDAPDFEVATGIVSRPIDPRTGQLATSQCPERVTEVFREGTEPTVLCEVHGSGLWDRLKQTFGFL
- a CDS encoding saccharopine dehydrogenase C-terminal domain-containing protein, producing MYRVLVLGAGKIGSLVACLLSQQGEYEVHWGDIHLDASTRLVDELKLQRVTPSLLDVRHPDAVSTYLSANPADAIVSCLPYFCNPIVAGLALTHGAHYFDLTEDIEVTSQIRILSAGATQAFMPQCGLAPGFISVVTHDLMTHFETLDTVKMRVGALPVHPSNALKYSLTWSTDGLINEYGNLCYGIEAGEKVPLQPLEGYETIELDGLLYEAFNTSGGLGTLADSYAGNVQTMNYKTLRYPGHCEKIHLLMKDLKLNEDRETLKRVLEHAIPQTLQDVVLIYASVTGTKNGGFFEENYVKKIYPQCIKGKLWSAIQVTTASSLCCVMDLVLKNPARHHGFVTQESVPLKDFLANDFGACFR
- a CDS encoding response regulator; its protein translation is MASILIVDDEEPIRQLLRSILEGDGHQVIEAADGRECLTLYRQAPTDLVITDILMPERDGMEVTLELTREFLDAKVIAMTGATGGQNFLNVAKLFGARQLLQKPFGLQEVRHAVQYTLTH
- a CDS encoding HEAT repeat domain-containing protein gives rise to the protein MTRITGTSRPWIEALILIGTLVIWLTPDIGHARKELLTQEEKDQQAKAERIFLEALALTGHGPIDTASLVKAAAERLAQLGYRTVTDPAQPHDVTLKIKCEELKTWEGTGRSGGDADMVDAAVRLWKGPACQISYRFGARWADWRHEVRTEFANPQEAARHAGPTDSGAFAIAKLIERVQTDSFPFLLAAEWGQAARLAAVLDTAGTTPPQKQLVIGLLGTMLATDAIPRLTTSLKDPDQAVAQAAAAALGTIGHEDCIPALLSLFRSGTAEQHRAAASGLGRLAPLHPNSEIVPTLLAALPAEPVQTQTLVVRALGKTTDRRILEPLRALHRAVLKQARSDSAPELKELLATLGIALDGFDGTHTEE
- a CDS encoding sodium:solute symporter family protein — encoded protein: MLLGFVILYLCLSVGIGLYAATRVHNTKDFAVAGRSLPLPVVTATVFATWFGAEAVLGISATFVKEGLRGVVADPFGSSLCLILAGLFFAPRFYRMNLLTVGDFYRIRYSRTVEVLCTLAVVASYLGWVAAQFKVLGLVLNVVSDGGISQPAGMIAGAVIVLTYTTFGGMFSVAVLDFVQITVIMGGLLYIASLISGLAGGVETVVAHAAQAGKLDFFPPASLNAWIPFIGAWVTMMFGSIPQQDVFQRITSAKNEATAVRGSLLGGSLYFAFCFVPMFLAYAATLVDPARFLAILETDSQLILPTLILEHTPVAAQIIFFGAVLSAVMSCSSATLLAPSVALSENVLKQAIPRLNDSEFLRLMRVVLVTFAAAVLAIALWSDASIYKLVVNTYKVTLVVAFIPLLAGLYWPRATTQGAVTAIAAGIVTWLALELVSSPEAVWPPQLVGLLAAAAGMVIGSWATQGSPSPLSRNP